From Motacilla alba alba isolate MOTALB_02 chromosome 9, Motacilla_alba_V1.0_pri, whole genome shotgun sequence, a single genomic window includes:
- the TM4SF19 gene encoding transmembrane 4 L6 family member 19, giving the protein MCVGKCSRIVGPCLLVLGTLSSAASILLLFPGGAPEYLLEGRIGRHARAVPGLWGGGIAVLLAATHVTALGWQRSGCSGRHSAFLSVVLSKLALLGAAACFVLCGVGLTSGPLCLYNSTGLGLGHAALWGYPFRDAIEQGPDAGAESYLYNRRAWSVCLEPEGIVAWHVVLFSLLLLISAAEMVLALLQILNGCLGCLCGFCDGK; this is encoded by the exons ATGTGTGTGGGGAAGTGCAGCCGCATCGTGGGTCCCtgcctgctggtgctgggcacgCTCTCCTCGGCAGCCAGcatcctcctgctcttccccgGCGGAGCGCCCGAGTACCTGCTGGAGGGGCGCATCGGCCGCCACGCCCGCGCCGTGCCGGGGCTCTGGGGCGGCGGCATCGCC GTGCTGCTGGCGGCGACCCATGTCACGGCGCTGGGCTGGCAGCGCTCCGGCTGCTCCGGCCGCCACAGC GCATTCCTCTCGGTGGTGCTCTCCAAGCTGGCGCTCCTGGGCGCCGCCGCCTGCTTCGTGCTCTGCGGGGTGGGGCTGACCAGCGGCCCCCTGTGCCTCTACAACAGCACCGGGCTCGGGCTCGGGCACGCTGCCCTCTGGGGATATCCCTTCCGCGACGCCATCGAGCAGGGGCCTGATGCCGG GGCTGAGAGCTACCTGTACAACCGGCGAGCCTGGAGCGTCTGCCTGGAGCCCGAGGGCATCGTGGCCTGGCACGTGGTCCtgttctccctcctgctgctcatcaGCGCGGCAGAGATGGTGCTGGCCTTGCTCCAGATCCTCAACggctgcctgggctgcctctgTGGCTTCTGTGATGGCAAGTAG